In a genomic window of Epinephelus lanceolatus isolate andai-2023 chromosome 3, ASM4190304v1, whole genome shotgun sequence:
- the b3gnt2a gene encoding N-acetyllactosaminide beta-1,3-N-acetylglucosaminyltransferase 2a isoform X1, which yields MRKELQFSSSTRGQQRPGSPPDPTDQPSPHLSQTQRGGNMPVARKKRVLCVMMMLNIFICVLVGVSWNLGHDKSGRQRVRIPLKRFWHQPVLSKSFWNREQQRLDFIYNPIVNFLLSSDPLIELPDWLNDTRPLNPCEPDHRVSTQISDYNTLPQPFQDFLLHMRCRTYPMLINQPHICDEKPFLLLAVKSLIPHFDRRQAIRETWGRAGIVTNRTVVTVFLLGNTLSVDHFPDMLGMLGHEAKLHNDILQWDYRDTFYNLTLKEVLFLEWFSQNCPHAQYILKGDDDVFVNTLRIIDLLEGLSDKKAKDLFIGDVISNAGPHRDKKLKYFVPESVFVGQYPPYAGGGGYLYSGELALHLYNVSQQVVLYPIDDVYTGMCLEKLGLVPEDHSGFRTFDIEEKQRTNPCVHRGLILVHSRTPQEMLTIWPWIIHPELNCQ from the exons ATGAGGAAGGAGCTTCAGTTCAG CTCATCCACACGAGGCCAGCAGAGACCTGGCTCTCCACCAGACCCAACTGACCAACCATCTCCACACCTGTCACAG ACACAGAGGGGAGGCAACATGCCGGTGGCCCGCAAGAAGAGGGTGCTCTGCGTGATGATGATGCTCAACATCTTCATCTGCGTCCTGGTGGGCGTGTCATGGAACCTTGGGCATGACAAAAGTGGCCGTCAGAGGGTTCGAATCCCACTCAAGAGGTTCTGGCACCAGCCGGTTCTGAGCAAATCCTTCTGGAACAGGGAGCAGCAGCGTCTGGACTTTATTTACAACCCTATCGTCAACTTTTTGCTCTCCAGCGACCCTCTCATCGAGCTCCCTGATTGGCTGAACGACACCAGGCCGCTCAACCCCTGTGAACCAGACCACAGAGTCTCCACACAAATCTCTGACTACAACACTCTGCCGCAGCCCTTCCAGGATTTTCTTTTGCACATGCGCTGCAGGACGTACCCCATGCTGATAAATCAGCCCCATATTTGTGATGAGAAACCCTTCCTGCTGCTGGCGGTCAAGTCACTGATCCCACATTTTGACCGGCGACAAGCTATCCGAGAAACGTGGGGTCGAGCAGGCATAGTAACCAATCGGACCGTGGTGACGGTGTTCCTGCTGGGCAACACCTTGTCAGTAGACCACTTCCCAGACATGCTGGGGATGCTGGGCCACGAGGCAAAGCTTCACAATGACATCCTCCAATGGGACTACAGGGACACCTTCTACAACCTTACCCTGAAAGAGGTCCTCTTCCTGGAGTGGTTCAGCCAAAACTGTCCCCACGCCCAGTACATCCTCAAGGGTGACGATGATGTCTTCGTCAACACCTTACGAATTATTGACCTCCTGGAAGGTCTGTCAGACAAGAAGGCCAAGGATTTGTTCATAGGGGATGTTATCAGTAACGCAGGTCCACACCGAGACAAAAAACTCAAGTACTTTGTCCCagagagtgtgtttgtggggCAGTACCCACCTTACGCAGGAGGCGGAGGATATCTGTACTCTGGAGAGTTAGCGCTACATCTTTACAATGTATCCCAGCAGGTAGTTTTATATCCCATTGATGATGTTTACACAGGGATGTGTCTGGAAAAGCTGGGCCTGGTTCCTGAGGATCACAGCGGCTTCAGGACTTTTGACATTGAGGAGAAGCAAAGGACCAACCCCTGCGTCCACAGGGGCCTGATCCTGGTTCACAGCCGGACACCACAGGAGATGTTAACGATCTGGCCGTGGATCATCCATCCTGAGCTCAACTGCCAATGA
- the b3gnt2a gene encoding N-acetyllactosaminide beta-1,3-N-acetylglucosaminyltransferase 2a isoform X2: MPVARKKRVLCVMMMLNIFICVLVGVSWNLGHDKSGRQRVRIPLKRFWHQPVLSKSFWNREQQRLDFIYNPIVNFLLSSDPLIELPDWLNDTRPLNPCEPDHRVSTQISDYNTLPQPFQDFLLHMRCRTYPMLINQPHICDEKPFLLLAVKSLIPHFDRRQAIRETWGRAGIVTNRTVVTVFLLGNTLSVDHFPDMLGMLGHEAKLHNDILQWDYRDTFYNLTLKEVLFLEWFSQNCPHAQYILKGDDDVFVNTLRIIDLLEGLSDKKAKDLFIGDVISNAGPHRDKKLKYFVPESVFVGQYPPYAGGGGYLYSGELALHLYNVSQQVVLYPIDDVYTGMCLEKLGLVPEDHSGFRTFDIEEKQRTNPCVHRGLILVHSRTPQEMLTIWPWIIHPELNCQ, from the coding sequence ATGCCGGTGGCCCGCAAGAAGAGGGTGCTCTGCGTGATGATGATGCTCAACATCTTCATCTGCGTCCTGGTGGGCGTGTCATGGAACCTTGGGCATGACAAAAGTGGCCGTCAGAGGGTTCGAATCCCACTCAAGAGGTTCTGGCACCAGCCGGTTCTGAGCAAATCCTTCTGGAACAGGGAGCAGCAGCGTCTGGACTTTATTTACAACCCTATCGTCAACTTTTTGCTCTCCAGCGACCCTCTCATCGAGCTCCCTGATTGGCTGAACGACACCAGGCCGCTCAACCCCTGTGAACCAGACCACAGAGTCTCCACACAAATCTCTGACTACAACACTCTGCCGCAGCCCTTCCAGGATTTTCTTTTGCACATGCGCTGCAGGACGTACCCCATGCTGATAAATCAGCCCCATATTTGTGATGAGAAACCCTTCCTGCTGCTGGCGGTCAAGTCACTGATCCCACATTTTGACCGGCGACAAGCTATCCGAGAAACGTGGGGTCGAGCAGGCATAGTAACCAATCGGACCGTGGTGACGGTGTTCCTGCTGGGCAACACCTTGTCAGTAGACCACTTCCCAGACATGCTGGGGATGCTGGGCCACGAGGCAAAGCTTCACAATGACATCCTCCAATGGGACTACAGGGACACCTTCTACAACCTTACCCTGAAAGAGGTCCTCTTCCTGGAGTGGTTCAGCCAAAACTGTCCCCACGCCCAGTACATCCTCAAGGGTGACGATGATGTCTTCGTCAACACCTTACGAATTATTGACCTCCTGGAAGGTCTGTCAGACAAGAAGGCCAAGGATTTGTTCATAGGGGATGTTATCAGTAACGCAGGTCCACACCGAGACAAAAAACTCAAGTACTTTGTCCCagagagtgtgtttgtggggCAGTACCCACCTTACGCAGGAGGCGGAGGATATCTGTACTCTGGAGAGTTAGCGCTACATCTTTACAATGTATCCCAGCAGGTAGTTTTATATCCCATTGATGATGTTTACACAGGGATGTGTCTGGAAAAGCTGGGCCTGGTTCCTGAGGATCACAGCGGCTTCAGGACTTTTGACATTGAGGAGAAGCAAAGGACCAACCCCTGCGTCCACAGGGGCCTGATCCTGGTTCACAGCCGGACACCACAGGAGATGTTAACGATCTGGCCGTGGATCATCCATCCTGAGCTCAACTGCCAATGA